The Phaeocystidibacter marisrubri DNA segment GTATACTTTATATCTCTCAGGAAATTCGTCCATACTTACCGGAATCTCCAATTTCTAAACCGAGCTTGGAACTCCCTAAGAAAATGAATGAAGCAGGACACGAAGTTCGTGTGTTCATGCCTCGTTATGGAGTGATCAATGAGAGACGGCACCAATTGCACGAAGTGATTCGCCTCAGTGGTATGAACATCGTTATCAACGATATGGACCAACCCTTGATCATCAAGGTTGCTTCTGTACCACAAGCCCGACTACAAGTTTACTTTATTGATAACGAAGAGTACTTCAAGCGCAAGTCAACCCTTATCAACGACAAGAAAGAACTTCATCCAGATAACGACGAACGCGCTTTGTTCTTCGCGAAGAGCGTGATCGAAACCGTTCGCAAACTCGGATGGAAACCAGACATCATCCACGTAAACGGATGGTTCTGTTCTGCGGTTCCAATGTATTTGAAAAAATTCAATGCAGACGACCCACACTTTTCTGATGCCAAGA contains these protein-coding regions:
- a CDS encoding glycogen/starch synthase, with the protein product MESKRILYISQEIRPYLPESPISKPSLELPKKMNEAGHEVRVFMPRYGVINERRHQLHEVIRLSGMNIVINDMDQPLIIKVASVPQARLQVYFIDNEEYFKRKSTLINDKKELHPDNDERALFFAKSVIETVRKLGWKPDIIHVNGWFCSAVPMYLKKFNADDPHFSDAKIVYSLYNESFDGQLGPNLAAGMKFDGVEYPGFFNEPTFENLHKGALEYCDAVVKAHDEVPESLLEFAKEKDLPIFECIGEVDKPALKSFYENVVLEDVTA